A stretch of Bacillota bacterium DNA encodes these proteins:
- a CDS encoding helix-turn-helix domain-containing protein, with protein sequence MPLAVDVNSYNAQYRYKRPDAEVRCPNCNTVMTPWDSYHRHPRTRDGRICILVYRWRCPKCGKTSGVLPDFLAPYLHHIIEVRESCVRSHLEGVTIEKAAEQAGVDARTVSRWMARARRVLDSAVSLISNLIARLTIMVAWPRVKVDGTKGRMFLLFDLGDVLCGATLTRGAPGVFPRVNCSNLFYL encoded by the coding sequence ATGCCGCTTGCTGTCGATGTCAATAGCTACAATGCCCAATATCGATACAAAAGGCCGGACGCCGAAGTGCGCTGTCCTAATTGCAATACCGTGATGACCCCATGGGATAGCTATCATCGCCATCCGCGCACGCGTGATGGCCGCATATGCATTCTAGTTTACAGGTGGCGATGCCCTAAGTGTGGAAAGACCTCCGGGGTATTGCCTGATTTCCTAGCGCCATATTTGCACCATATCATTGAGGTGCGAGAATCTTGCGTGCGGTCTCACCTGGAGGGTGTCACCATAGAAAAGGCTGCTGAACAGGCGGGTGTAGATGCCCGCACTGTTTCCCGGTGGATGGCGCGCGCAAGGCGCGTCCTCGACAGCGCAGTATCGCTCATCTCAAATCTCATTGCAAGGCTTACCATCATGGTGGCATGGCCGAGGGTGAAGGTGGATGGAACAAAGGGTCGTATGTTCCTGCTCTTCGACTTAGGCGATGTTCTCTGCGGGGCCACCTTGACCCGTGGAGCCCCAGGGGTCTTCCCCAGGGTCAATTGCTCGAATCTCTTCTATCTTTGA
- the ltrA gene encoding group II intron reverse transcriptase/maturase: MAASEIAGAVSHRKVDWEGIDWDKARRNVRRLQARIVKATKEGRWGKVKTLQRLLTHSFSGKALAVKRVTENKGKRTPGVDGVIWDTPKKKEAAIHSLGRRGYRPQPLRRMYIPKSDGKKKRPLGIPVMFDRACQALYLLALDPVAETMADPNSYGFRVGRSTADAIKQCFIALARKDSAGWVLEGDIKSCFDKISHDWLFANVPLDRKVLWKWLKAGFIERRILYPTEEGTPQGGIISPALANVALNGLEKRLRDAFPSKSAYQAAKVHLIRYADDFVITGSSKELLENKVKPVVEQFLEERGLELSQEKTVTTHIEDGFDFLGQNVRKYKGKLLIKPSKKNVKAFLRKVRKVIKGHPTQTAGELIQMLASKIRGWVNFHRHAVSKETFSKVDREIFLALWNWAVRRHPDKSKEWIRAKYFKTVGNRSWVFYGEVYGKELHLPYAADTPIERHVKVKGEANPYDPEWEGYFKKRKEAKEEDDQEGPGWFYMPEEP, from the coding sequence ATGGCGGCAAGTGAAATTGCTGGTGCGGTCTCCCACAGGAAGGTGGACTGGGAGGGTATTGATTGGGACAAGGCCCGCCGGAATGTGCGTCGGCTCCAAGCGCGTATCGTGAAGGCTACCAAGGAAGGCAGATGGGGCAAGGTGAAAACCTTGCAACGGCTGCTGACCCACTCGTTCAGCGGCAAGGCTCTTGCCGTAAAGCGAGTGACGGAGAACAAAGGCAAAAGAACACCTGGAGTAGATGGAGTGATCTGGGACACACCCAAGAAGAAAGAGGCGGCGATACACTCTCTGGGACGGAGGGGTTATCGTCCCCAGCCACTCAGGCGAATGTACATACCGAAGAGCGATGGCAAAAAGAAGCGCCCGTTAGGAATTCCTGTCATGTTCGACAGGGCATGCCAGGCGCTATATCTCCTGGCATTAGACCCAGTTGCAGAGACCATGGCTGATCCTAACTCCTATGGGTTCAGGGTAGGAAGATCTACTGCTGATGCAATAAAGCAATGCTTTATTGCGCTTGCCCGAAAGGACTCGGCTGGGTGGGTGTTAGAAGGAGATATCAAGTCGTGCTTCGATAAAATAAGCCATGACTGGTTATTCGCGAATGTCCCATTGGACAGAAAGGTACTCTGGAAATGGCTTAAAGCCGGGTTCATAGAGCGACGCATCCTCTATCCCACAGAAGAAGGCACGCCGCAGGGCGGGATCATATCGCCCGCGCTTGCCAATGTTGCTCTCAATGGGCTGGAAAAGCGACTAAGAGATGCATTTCCGTCTAAATCTGCCTACCAGGCAGCAAAGGTGCATCTCATAAGGTATGCGGATGACTTTGTCATCACCGGTAGTTCAAAAGAGCTTCTGGAAAACAAGGTCAAGCCTGTTGTAGAGCAATTTCTGGAGGAGCGTGGACTGGAGCTCTCGCAGGAGAAGACGGTCACAACGCACATAGAGGATGGGTTTGACTTTCTGGGGCAGAATGTCCGTAAATACAAGGGCAAACTGCTCATAAAGCCGTCCAAGAAAAATGTGAAAGCTTTTCTCAGGAAGGTGCGGAAAGTCATAAAGGGACATCCTACGCAAACGGCGGGTGAGCTGATACAGATGCTCGCCTCCAAGATAAGGGGATGGGTGAACTTTCACCGCCATGCTGTCAGCAAGGAGACCTTTAGCAAAGTGGATCGTGAGATCTTTCTCGCCCTGTGGAACTGGGCGGTGCGAAGACACCCAGATAAATCCAAGGAATGGATCCGGGCAAAGTACTTCAAAACCGTTGGCAATCGGTCGTGGGTCTTCTATGGCGAAGTATATGGAAAAGAGTTACATCTTCCCTACGCCGCAGATACTCCCATTGAGCGGCATGTCAAGGTGAAAGGAGAAGCCAACCCCTATGATCCCGAATGGGAGGGCTACTTCAAGAAACGCAAAGAAGCGAAAGAAGAAGACGACCAAGAGGGACCCGGGTGGTTTTATATGCCCGAAGAGCCATAA
- a CDS encoding IS1182 family transposase has protein sequence MLGKRDTQMTFDDVLWRERIPENSVWMKLHEWIKKNLSEKDFEPLFSNTGRPSISPVHTMAALLIQLEKGYSDREMEEESRYDDRVKFAILANRNFEGIDAVTLCDHRRLFLNSEIGREILNKTLGSAKAAGLFSKENLQVVDSFMIWGKGAVQDTYTLIRKGVLRVLRIARCHGMEEELRGVLKRDDYEKPGKPKIDWSDGEEKRRLLESLVWDALNLVKKARENEPMPGDLADAVDLLERVARQDVEIGEDGRIEMVKGTCKDRVISVTDPEMRHGRKTSSRKVDGFKGHIITCGENGQLVAGVEVTAANVADKEPVPEMLEEQEKEGRRPEELLGDSAYFDPEMTEEEKEKGTTIVAKAPPVPERDGLYTKDDFEIDTETGIVTCPAGQEARFDVKCIEERKGATVFFGAGVCDRCPEKDKCTTGKSGRCIRIHPYEPEIQQAREYQKTEGFKDRYVKRVNVERLNSHLTRHGAREARYIGTRKVKFQLLLCGILNNIKAVMRAVAAQGAVCHS, from the coding sequence ATGTTGGGCAAGCGGGATACTCAAATGACCTTCGACGATGTCCTCTGGAGAGAGCGCATTCCCGAGAATTCTGTCTGGATGAAGCTACATGAGTGGATTAAGAAGAACTTAAGCGAAAAGGACTTCGAGCCGCTATTCAGCAATACAGGCCGTCCATCCATAAGCCCTGTCCACACCATGGCTGCGCTTCTCATCCAACTCGAGAAGGGATATTCGGACCGGGAGATGGAGGAAGAATCCCGCTATGACGACAGGGTCAAGTTTGCCATATTGGCCAACCGTAATTTCGAGGGTATCGATGCCGTAACCCTGTGCGACCACAGGAGGCTTTTCCTCAATAGCGAAATCGGCCGGGAGATCCTCAATAAGACCCTTGGATCAGCAAAGGCAGCTGGGCTTTTCTCCAAGGAGAACCTCCAGGTTGTAGACTCCTTCATGATATGGGGTAAAGGTGCTGTTCAGGATACGTATACCCTGATCCGCAAGGGTGTGCTGCGAGTGCTGCGGATAGCGCGATGTCACGGGATGGAGGAAGAATTAAGGGGTGTTTTGAAGCGGGATGATTATGAGAAGCCTGGTAAGCCCAAGATAGACTGGAGCGATGGGGAAGAAAAGAGAAGGCTTTTGGAGAGTCTGGTTTGGGATGCGCTTAATCTTGTGAAGAAGGCAAGGGAGAATGAGCCCATGCCCGGGGATCTTGCGGACGCGGTGGATCTTCTCGAGCGAGTTGCGAGGCAGGACGTTGAGATTGGGGAAGACGGCCGGATTGAGATGGTAAAAGGGACCTGTAAGGACAGGGTGATATCCGTAACAGATCCGGAGATGAGGCATGGGCGTAAGACGAGTTCCAGGAAGGTGGATGGGTTCAAAGGGCACATAATTACCTGCGGGGAGAATGGTCAGCTTGTGGCCGGAGTAGAGGTAACCGCGGCCAACGTCGCGGACAAAGAACCTGTTCCAGAAATGCTTGAAGAGCAGGAGAAAGAAGGGCGCAGGCCTGAGGAGCTTTTGGGGGACTCGGCCTACTTTGATCCAGAGATGACGGAAGAGGAAAAGGAGAAAGGGACGACAATAGTAGCGAAGGCCCCGCCTGTTCCCGAAAGAGATGGTCTATACACGAAGGATGATTTTGAGATAGATACCGAAACGGGGATAGTGACATGCCCTGCGGGTCAGGAGGCAAGGTTTGATGTAAAGTGCATCGAAGAGCGCAAAGGAGCGACAGTCTTCTTTGGCGCTGGAGTATGCGATAGATGTCCTGAAAAGGATAAGTGCACCACAGGCAAAAGCGGCAGATGTATCAGGATACACCCATACGAGCCGGAGATTCAGCAGGCGAGGGAATACCAGAAGACGGAAGGGTTTAAGGATAGATATGTGAAGCGGGTCAATGTAGAGAGATTGAATAGCCATCTTACCCGGCATGGGGCAAGGGAAGCGAGGTATATAGGGACAAGGAAGGTAAAGTTTCAGCTTCTCTTGTGCGGGATTTTGAACAACATCAAAGCGGTAATGAGGGCAGTGGCAGCTCAGGGAGCAGTATGCCATTCTTAA
- a CDS encoding tyrosine-type recombinase/integrase — protein MSTLAPTLEAFFTERLLAQRRASPRTVAAYRDSFRLLLNFVHERIGKAPSQLDIADLDAPVIGAFLNWLEHDRQNGVRTRNARLAAIHSLFRYASLLHPEHADVIRRVLAIPAKRYERTTVDFLNQNEIDALLAAVDRSKWIGRRDYALLVLAIQTGLRIGELTGLVVGDLKLARPGAHVRCHGKGRKQRATPLTAQTVAVLCVWLRERGGCHTDPAFPTIRGGPLSSDAVQRLLAKYVSLAARSCPSLCHKKVSPHILRHSCAMNLLHSGVDSSVIALWLGHESVQTTQIYIHADMAIKEKAISLTAPSNTKPGRYRPPDKLLAFLEAL, from the coding sequence ATGAGTACTCTCGCTCCCACCTTGGAAGCCTTTTTCACCGAACGGCTCCTCGCCCAGCGGCGGGCTAGCCCACGTACCGTGGCCGCCTATCGAGACTCTTTCCGCCTCCTGTTGAACTTTGTCCACGAGCGGATTGGAAAGGCGCCTTCCCAGCTCGACATTGCCGACCTGGATGCCCCCGTTATTGGTGCCTTCCTTAACTGGCTTGAGCATGACCGGCAGAATGGCGTCCGCACGCGCAATGCTCGTTTGGCAGCGATTCACTCGCTGTTCCGCTATGCATCCCTTCTCCATCCAGAGCACGCGGATGTGATCCGGCGCGTGCTTGCCATTCCAGCCAAGCGCTATGAGCGCACGACAGTCGACTTCCTTAACCAGAACGAGATTGACGCTTTGCTCGCGGCAGTCGACCGTAGCAAATGGATTGGGCGGCGTGACTATGCCCTGTTAGTCCTCGCTATCCAGACAGGGTTGAGGATTGGCGAATTGACTGGGCTCGTCGTCGGAGACCTCAAGCTAGCGAGGCCCGGGGCCCATGTACGGTGTCACGGAAAGGGGCGCAAACAACGTGCGACCCCCTTGACTGCTCAGACGGTTGCTGTGCTATGCGTCTGGCTGCGAGAACGGGGTGGTTGCCACACCGATCCGGCTTTCCCGACCATTCGTGGCGGGCCCCTCAGTTCCGATGCTGTGCAGCGGCTACTCGCTAAATATGTGTCCTTAGCCGCACGAAGCTGCCCTTCATTATGTCACAAGAAAGTGTCACCCCACATACTCCGCCACAGCTGCGCCATGAACCTGCTGCATAGCGGCGTAGACTCCAGCGTAATCGCCCTCTGGCTGGGACACGAAAGCGTCCAGACTACTCAGATCTACATTCATGCCGATATGGCCATAAAAGAAAAGGCAATCTCTCTCACAGCTCCATCTAACACAAAACCTGGTCGCTATCGCCCTCCCGATAAGTTGCTCGCGTTTCTTGAAGCTCTGTGA
- a CDS encoding amidohydrolase family protein codes for MFCCKKTDLDIWNGELKDFVPDTIFDFHCHIWLCDHMRGGWSIESSSPSLPFTCAEFPVERLTGAESILFPGKRVTMLMFGLPRKEVDIARNNEYVSSSSRKVNGYGLMIPPLDASSDELDAMISRGSFVGFKPYWTFVTWKEQNEVRIDDMVTEAQLEVANARKLIILLHIPRELRLADPDNLDSIKRMARRYPNARLVIAHVGRSYCTWPAKEGLGQLKDLENVYFDTAMVQNPVVYQLLFRKVSLERILFGTDLPIAWEKGRVVCVNERNLFVTAKPYPWSLSAPGEKALECTYFAYESLRAIKEAAELEDLSPTQLKPIFYDNAKRIVEDVAK; via the coding sequence ATGTTCTGCTGCAAAAAAACTGACCTCGACATTTGGAACGGCGAGCTGAAAGATTTCGTTCCGGATACGATTTTTGACTTTCACTGCCACATTTGGTTATGCGACCATATGCGCGGAGGTTGGTCAATTGAGTCTTCCTCCCCTTCGCTTCCGTTCACCTGTGCGGAATTTCCGGTCGAGAGGCTTACAGGGGCTGAATCAATCCTATTTCCTGGCAAGAGAGTTACGATGTTAATGTTCGGCCTTCCGAGAAAGGAAGTCGATATTGCCAGAAATAACGAGTATGTGTCCTCTTCGAGTCGGAAGGTCAATGGATACGGTTTAATGATACCCCCGCTCGATGCATCTTCGGATGAGCTTGATGCTATGATCTCCCGCGGGAGTTTTGTGGGATTCAAACCCTACTGGACTTTCGTGACCTGGAAGGAACAGAATGAAGTCCGAATCGATGATATGGTCACTGAAGCTCAGCTTGAGGTTGCAAATGCTAGAAAGCTAATAATTCTGTTGCATATTCCACGGGAATTGAGACTGGCCGATCCCGACAATTTGGATTCGATTAAGAGGATGGCCAGGCGATACCCTAATGCAAGGCTCGTAATTGCACATGTGGGGAGGTCATATTGCACTTGGCCGGCGAAGGAAGGATTGGGCCAGTTGAAAGATTTGGAAAATGTCTATTTTGATACAGCTATGGTCCAAAATCCGGTTGTATATCAGCTCCTTTTCAGGAAGGTAAGCCTTGAACGGATACTTTTTGGGACAGATCTTCCGATCGCCTGGGAGAAGGGGCGGGTTGTATGCGTCAATGAAAGAAATCTATTTGTAACTGCGAAACCTTACCCATGGAGCTTGTCCGCGCCAGGGGAGAAAGCACTTGAATGCACATATTTCGCCTACGAGAGCCTTCGAGCCATTAAGGAAGCTGCAGAGCTTGAAGATTTGTCTCCAACCCAGTTGAAACCCATCTTTTATGATAACGCGAAGAGGATTGTGGAAGACGTGGCAAAATGA
- a CDS encoding tyrosine-type recombinase/integrase, whose product MCKQFGIHVSGPLEPFVSGFLDELARQRYSPWSATSYLVVMRHLSYWLGDQELAVAELTPQRVQEFVAERRARGYAKGRSTGGMVRVLINYLSSIGAIPEVMPHVPEAHLTWVLDDFTTYLLSQRGLAQGTIHWYRYVVHRFLSAFGIDGVNGLEGLTTDKVTTFILAESKRRGAGSLNNMAVALRAFLRFLYLQGHMSLSLEAAVLPGPGWRDTGLPRALSGEQVAQLLASCDRHTNTGRRNFAIMTMLARLGLRSKEVASLTLDDVDWRSGEILVAGKGNRHDRLPLPVDVGEALADYCHQVRPDSRCRAVFLHVRAPYAALSGSSICDIVKGACVQAGLPPAGAHRLRHSAATAMRRAGAPLLEIGRVLRHNHPRTTAHYAKDDLGALAGIARQWPGGGAI is encoded by the coding sequence GTGTGTAAACAGTTCGGGATCCACGTCTCCGGCCCATTAGAGCCGTTCGTTTCCGGGTTCTTGGATGAATTGGCTCGACAGCGATATTCACCGTGGTCGGCGACCTCTTATCTGGTCGTGATGAGGCATCTAAGTTATTGGCTAGGCGATCAGGAATTGGCGGTGGCGGAACTTACACCGCAGCGGGTGCAGGAGTTTGTTGCTGAGCGGCGGGCGCGTGGTTACGCGAAGGGACGCTCAACTGGCGGGATGGTACGGGTACTCATCAACTATCTCAGTAGTATAGGCGCTATACCCGAGGTGATGCCGCATGTTCCCGAGGCGCATCTGACGTGGGTTTTGGACGACTTTACCACGTATTTGCTTAGCCAACGCGGTTTGGCCCAGGGGACCATTCACTGGTATCGGTATGTGGTGCATCGGTTCCTGTCTGCTTTTGGAATCGACGGCGTGAACGGTTTGGAAGGTCTGACGACCGATAAGGTTACTACATTTATCCTTGCGGAGTCCAAGCGCCGTGGTGCGGGATCGCTTAACAATATGGCAGTCGCTTTGCGGGCATTCTTGCGTTTTCTCTATCTGCAAGGTCACATGTCGTTATCGCTGGAGGCTGCGGTGCTCCCCGGCCCAGGCTGGCGTGACACCGGACTGCCGCGCGCCTTATCCGGGGAACAGGTGGCGCAACTGCTCGCCAGTTGCGACCGTCATACCAATACGGGTCGTCGCAATTTCGCGATTATGACCATGCTGGCCCGGCTCGGCTTGCGGTCCAAAGAGGTGGCATCACTGACGTTAGATGATGTGGACTGGCGCAGCGGAGAGATCCTGGTGGCCGGTAAGGGCAACCGCCACGATCGGCTTCCATTGCCAGTGGATGTCGGCGAGGCTCTAGCCGATTATTGCCACCAGGTTCGTCCTGACAGCAGATGCCGCGCCGTGTTTCTGCATGTTCGGGCGCCCTATGCCGCCCTGTCGGGTTCCTCTATCTGCGACATCGTAAAGGGGGCCTGCGTTCAAGCAGGTCTACCACCTGCGGGTGCACACCGGCTGCGACATAGCGCGGCGACGGCAATGCGCCGAGCCGGTGCACCGTTGTTGGAGATTGGTCGGGTTCTCAGGCACAACCACCCAAGGACTACTGCCCATTACGCCAAGGATGACCTCGGCGCCTTGGCCGGAATCGCCCGGCAATGGCCAGGTGGTGGTGCAATATGA
- a CDS encoding ATP-binding protein, giving the protein MDLTYFHLQRHPFERDIPVGELFPFKGFEEAKARLKYSMERRTISVLTGEVGCGKSTVLRALVSSLPDTRYKFIYISDRNLTERAFYDLILTELGVIPDYLPVRMKRQCREAVESLAAKGIDLIIAIDEAHELSHDMLQEIRYLCLCRAHDYAERVGCDRGVIHRSVRVGVSKYSA; this is encoded by the coding sequence ATGGATCTAACGTATTTCCACCTTCAACGGCATCCATTTGAACGAGACATCCCAGTAGGCGAGCTTTTCCCCTTCAAAGGATTTGAAGAGGCTAAAGCTCGGCTGAAATATTCTATGGAAAGGCGCACTATCTCTGTCCTGACTGGGGAAGTAGGCTGCGGCAAATCAACGGTATTACGGGCTCTTGTCTCTTCGCTTCCGGATACCAGGTACAAGTTTATCTATATCTCAGACCGAAACCTCACTGAACGTGCCTTTTATGATCTCATCCTTACCGAGCTTGGCGTGATTCCCGATTACCTCCCTGTCAGGATGAAACGGCAATGCCGGGAGGCGGTCGAGAGCCTCGCTGCAAAGGGGATAGATCTCATCATCGCCATAGACGAAGCCCATGAGCTATCCCATGATATGCTTCAGGAGATCCGGTATCTATGTTTATGCCGAGCCCACGATTATGCCGAGCGAGTCGGTTGTGATAGAGGTGTTATACACAGGAGTGTAAGGGTAGGGGTGTCGAAGTATTCGGCATAA
- a CDS encoding IS1634 family transposase, with amino-acid sequence MTVGKLSSAREGAAYRKAASYKVQAFTRELYGRLYNFVVVHSTALDKRKVKALDRRIENLHKDLTTAAKEMQAKEFACKPDANAAAKEFLAKHANEFYPMSAEVIEETRAKKRDRKGRPRKDEVVELETVYRIRPVMGALSESAVKRARERNNCFLLITNDLLMEPPDVLREYKEQIGVETSFKFLKDPTYLDAIYLKKESRIEALAYVLLIALLIHRILQRRVRKALETEGSHIVVAGGVKTTAPTGNRILELLAPYQVLCAKEGDREYRVIQEIPNEEPLERILRLAGFRSDIYVVVRPSPYQRE; translated from the coding sequence TTGACAGTTGGGAAGCTGAGTAGCGCAAGGGAAGGAGCGGCTTACAGGAAGGCGGCATCATACAAGGTTCAAGCTTTCACAAGGGAATTGTATGGGCGCCTTTACAACTTTGTGGTAGTCCACTCAACAGCGTTGGACAAGAGAAAGGTCAAAGCTCTGGATAGACGCATTGAGAATCTCCATAAGGATCTGACCACAGCAGCCAAAGAGATGCAGGCAAAGGAGTTTGCGTGTAAACCGGATGCCAATGCGGCTGCAAAAGAGTTTCTGGCCAAGCATGCTAATGAATTCTACCCGATGTCAGCTGAAGTCATAGAGGAGACCCGTGCGAAGAAGCGTGACAGAAAGGGACGGCCAAGGAAAGACGAGGTTGTGGAACTGGAAACGGTCTATAGGATTCGGCCAGTCATGGGGGCACTCAGCGAGTCCGCGGTAAAGCGGGCAAGGGAACGCAATAACTGCTTTTTGCTGATAACGAATGATTTGCTGATGGAGCCTCCCGATGTGTTACGGGAGTATAAGGAGCAGATAGGGGTAGAGACGTCGTTTAAGTTCCTGAAGGACCCGACATATCTTGATGCGATTTATCTGAAGAAGGAGAGCAGGATAGAGGCGCTGGCATATGTTCTACTCATTGCGCTCTTGATACACCGGATATTGCAACGAAGGGTACGGAAGGCGTTAGAAACAGAGGGTAGTCACATAGTGGTAGCTGGGGGAGTGAAGACTACGGCACCCACCGGGAATCGGATACTGGAGCTTCTGGCTCCGTATCAGGTATTATGTGCCAAGGAGGGAGATCGGGAGTACCGGGTAATTCAAGAGATCCCTAACGAAGAGCCGCTGGAAAGGATACTAAGGCTTGCAGGTTTCAGGTCGGATATATATGTGGTCGTCCGACCGAGCCCGTACCAGCGTGAATGA
- a CDS encoding DDE-type integrase/transposase/recombinase: MPVPRGNSSKIPEELIDLAIALRRENPKRSIATIIELLEASGQVEPGYLKQSTLYEHFRKAGLTKPQMTPKDTYRRYQAEHRNERWIGDTCHLTYLVDLENPNKKHKAHLIAWIDDYSRKVVHAQIYKAERLPALEDSLKKAIVTHGVPEQVYVDNGAIYSSLHFSKICARLGIHLTHSRPYRPQGRGKVERLFLTVQRSFLSELEVLSRTSPIDIAKANDLFSSWLKTYYNDKPHSATKQAPSVRFDLDNHPIRHVDLTELYEAFLMEEARKVDKTGIFSLLGQTYETSPELAGRTITVRFDPYDMTKIQVFFEGKRYGEAKPIDIPRHHVGRTSQSKEGTQDIQKPTNINLLTLTPREGLSYKDMLKG, from the coding sequence ATGCCTGTGCCGAGGGGAAATTCCAGCAAGATTCCTGAAGAATTGATAGATCTTGCGATTGCCCTGAGGCGCGAGAACCCTAAGCGCTCTATCGCCACGATCATAGAACTTCTGGAGGCCTCGGGTCAGGTGGAACCTGGATATCTTAAACAGAGCACGCTATATGAGCATTTCAGAAAGGCTGGGCTCACAAAGCCACAGATGACTCCAAAAGACACTTACCGCCGTTATCAGGCCGAACATCGTAACGAACGCTGGATCGGGGACACTTGTCACCTAACTTATCTTGTTGATCTTGAGAATCCCAACAAGAAACACAAGGCGCACCTCATCGCTTGGATTGATGATTATTCCCGAAAGGTGGTGCATGCACAGATCTACAAGGCCGAGAGGTTGCCAGCCCTGGAGGACAGCCTGAAGAAAGCGATTGTGACCCATGGCGTGCCTGAGCAGGTCTATGTTGACAATGGCGCGATCTATTCAAGCTTACATTTTTCAAAGATATGCGCAAGGCTTGGGATTCACCTTACCCACTCACGGCCGTATAGACCCCAGGGTCGAGGCAAAGTTGAGAGGCTTTTTCTGACAGTTCAGAGAAGCTTCCTATCCGAACTTGAGGTTTTATCCAGGACATCCCCAATCGATATCGCAAAGGCAAATGATCTCTTCTCATCATGGCTCAAGACATATTACAATGACAAGCCTCATTCTGCCACAAAACAGGCTCCATCCGTAAGGTTTGATCTGGACAACCACCCCATTCGTCATGTGGATCTCACAGAGCTATATGAGGCGTTCCTCATGGAGGAGGCAAGAAAGGTGGACAAGACAGGGATCTTCTCTCTCCTGGGCCAGACTTACGAAACATCCCCTGAGCTTGCTGGCAGGACCATAACAGTTCGGTTTGATCCCTACGACATGACAAAGATCCAGGTCTTCTTTGAAGGCAAGCGCTATGGGGAGGCAAAGCCGATTGATATCCCAAGGCATCATGTGGGCAGAACATCCCAATCTAAAGAGGGGACCCAAGACATCCAAAAGCCAACCAATATCAATCTCCTCACGCTTACCCCAAGGGAAGGCCTCTCATACAAGGACATGCTCAAGGGGTGA
- a CDS encoding tyrosine-type recombinase/integrase, whose product MSDLRQQVSDYITLRRSLGFKLLQQGRLLNDFVDYLDHVGASTVTSQLALAWATRPTNVHPLYWKKRLSVVCSFSRYLQTIDPSVEVPAPDLLAYRYQRPTPYLYSETEIAGLIDAAGALSPPLRAVTYQTLFGLLAATGMRLGEAIRLDRADVDPVTGLILIRQTKFNKSRRLPLHPTTIVALKEYARQRDRLSGNPRAPSFFVSTRGTRLIDACVRHVFRQILGRLGLQPRAGSGRPRIHDLRHTFAVNTLRDWYRSGTDVAGKLPLLSAYLGHADPVSTYWYLQEDPELLALAAERIGQPKGVW is encoded by the coding sequence ATGAGCGATCTTCGTCAGCAAGTAAGCGACTACATTACTCTGCGGCGCTCTCTTGGGTTCAAACTTCTTCAACAGGGTCGGCTTCTGAACGACTTCGTTGATTACCTAGACCACGTGGGAGCATCCACTGTGACCAGCCAGTTAGCGCTGGCCTGGGCCACTAGGCCGACGAACGTGCATCCGCTGTACTGGAAGAAAAGACTCTCCGTGGTGTGCAGCTTCTCCCGTTACCTACAAACGATCGATCCATCTGTCGAAGTGCCAGCGCCGGATCTGCTGGCGTATCGGTACCAGCGCCCGACACCATACCTGTATTCAGAAACTGAGATTGCGGGTCTCATAGATGCCGCCGGCGCATTGAGCCCGCCGTTGAGGGCAGTGACCTATCAGACTTTATTCGGTTTGTTAGCCGCTACCGGGATGCGGTTAGGCGAGGCGATCCGCCTGGACCGTGCCGACGTCGATCCCGTGACGGGGTTGATTCTGATCCGACAGACCAAGTTCAATAAGTCCCGACGGTTGCCTCTGCACCCCACTACCATTGTAGCTCTTAAGGAATATGCGAGACAGCGGGACCGGCTGAGCGGCAATCCGAGGGCGCCAAGCTTCTTCGTGTCCACCCGCGGAACTCGTCTGATCGATGCCTGCGTGCGTCACGTCTTTAGACAGATCCTTGGCCGCCTCGGTCTCCAGCCCCGCGCCGGTTCAGGCCGGCCGCGCATCCACGACCTGCGGCACACCTTCGCAGTGAACACCCTACGTGATTGGTATCGCTCCGGAACGGATGTTGCGGGCAAGCTTCCCCTCCTGTCGGCCTATCTCGGACACGCTGATCCAGTATCCACCTACTGGTACCTCCAGGAGGACCCTGAGCTATTGGCGCTGGCGGCAGAGCGAATCGGGCAGCCAAAGGGGGTGTGGTGA